The following DNA comes from Camelina sativa cultivar DH55 chromosome 14, Cs, whole genome shotgun sequence.
CTGAGATTCCAATTGCAGGTTTTGGGGATCAAGCCGATTGTACTTTTCTCCACTTTCGTCTTCACACTTTTGATTTGTaactttctcaaaaaaaaatcgaatctttcTCCATCTTATATATACAGCGACGGTTTCACCGGATGCGAGATACGAGCACTGTAATCAAACTTATTCCTTTGTGAGTAACACTTCTTAAATTactcatcttttttgtttttttgggtttcattTACTTTTTGACTTTGCATACTAAATTGCATGCGTTGTTCTTCATTCTCGGGTTTCAGATTGTCTCTTGAAGACGcacttcatcttctccaacGTTTCTTCAACTCTTCAAACCAGATTAAGCAGATTCACACTATCCTCTTTACGAGCAACGCATTGGTCGCTTCAAGATGGAAAACGAAATGCGTCTACAACACTCTCATTCGGTCTTATCTCATTACAGGACAATACAAGACCTCTCTTGCTCTCTTCACCCACATGCTTGCAAGCCAAGTCCGACCAATCAACCTCACTTTCCCTTCTCTGATAAAAGCAGCGTGttcatctttctctgtttcttatgGTGTTGCCTTACATGGCCAAACTCTTAAACGGGGTGTTCTATGGGACCCTTTTGTTCAGACTTCTTTTGTTCGATTCTATGGTGAAGTCTGTGATTTAAAAAGCTCGAGGAAGATGTTTGATGGTATTGTAGGCCCTTGTGTTGTAGCTTGTAACAGTTTGCTTGACGCTTGTGGAAGAAACGGAGAGATGGATTTTGCTTTCGAGTTATTTCAGAGAATGCCTGTAAGTGATGTGGTTTCTTGGACTACTGTTATCAATGGGTTTAGTAAGAACGGGTTACACGCCAAAGCTGTTATGCTTTTTGGTGAGATGATGATACAGAATGAGTGTGAGGTAATAACACCCAATGAGGCAACTTTCGTTAGTGTGCTATCTTCTTGTGCTAATTTGGATCGAGGAGGTCTTCATTTGGGGAAGCAGATTCATGGATATGTTACAACGAGAGAGATCATCCTCACTACTACTTTGGGTACTGCTTTGCTCGATATGTATGGAAAAGCCGGTGACTTGGAAATGGCATTGACCATTTTCCGTCAAATTCGTGATAAAAAAGTTTGTGCGTGGAATGCGATAATATCAGCTCTTGCCTCCAATGGTAGACCT
Coding sequences within:
- the LOC104739644 gene encoding putative pentatricopeptide repeat-containing protein At1g10330 isoform X2; protein product: MRCSSFSGFRLSLEDALHLLQRFFNSSNQIKQIHTILFTSNALVASRWKTKCVYNTLIRSYLITGQYKTSLALFTHMLASQVRPINLTFPSLIKAACSSFSVSYGVALHGQTLKRGVLWDPFVQTSFVRFYGEVCDLKSSRKMFDGIVGPCVVACNSLLDACGRNGEMDFAFELFQRMPVSDVVSWTTVINGFSKNGLHAKAVMLFGEMMIQNECEVITPNEATFVSVLSSCANLDRGGLHLGKQIHGYVTTREIILTTTLGTALLDMYGKAGDLEMALTIFRQIRDKKVCAWNAIISALASNGRPKKALHMFEMMKSMNVHPNGITLLAVLTACARSRLVDLGIQLFSSICGEYKIIPTSEHYGCIVDLIGRAGLLVDAANFIKNLPFEPDASVLGALLGACKIHENAELGKKVGKQLIGLQPKHCGQYVALSTLNALDSNWSEAEQMRKAMTGTGIRKIPAYSVLS
- the LOC104739644 gene encoding putative pentatricopeptide repeat-containing protein At1g10330 isoform X1 encodes the protein MRDTSTVIKLIPLLSLEDALHLLQRFFNSSNQIKQIHTILFTSNALVASRWKTKCVYNTLIRSYLITGQYKTSLALFTHMLASQVRPINLTFPSLIKAACSSFSVSYGVALHGQTLKRGVLWDPFVQTSFVRFYGEVCDLKSSRKMFDGIVGPCVVACNSLLDACGRNGEMDFAFELFQRMPVSDVVSWTTVINGFSKNGLHAKAVMLFGEMMIQNECEVITPNEATFVSVLSSCANLDRGGLHLGKQIHGYVTTREIILTTTLGTALLDMYGKAGDLEMALTIFRQIRDKKVCAWNAIISALASNGRPKKALHMFEMMKSMNVHPNGITLLAVLTACARSRLVDLGIQLFSSICGEYKIIPTSEHYGCIVDLIGRAGLLVDAANFIKNLPFEPDASVLGALLGACKIHENAELGKKVGKQLIGLQPKHCGQYVALSTLNALDSNWSEAEQMRKAMTGTGIRKIPAYSVLS